A genomic window from Filimonas effusa includes:
- a CDS encoding ABC transporter permease, whose amino-acid sequence MSAHHHTSFFQKLKRNKAAVSGLTVIVISILIAVFAYVLAPDHSPYGNRMIPEVANQRPGFKIAALQLKRSGAPESGGSFLNRMFNGRASDYQPIPIHSWQEQGDSIVIQRYIDEGVAERQAYNRKDCAPDAVIMLHFRLGSDRFGRDIASRLIIGTRVSLSVGFIAVALSLTIGIILGALAGYFRGRTDDIIMWLINIIWSIPTLLLVFAMTLVLGKGFWQVFIAVGLTMWVNVARLVRGQVLAVRELEYVEAAKALGFSHLRIIARHILPNIMGPVLVISANNFASAIVIEAGLSFLGVGVQPPQPSWGLMIKENYNFIITHNPMLALAPGIAIMILVLAFNLLGNGLRDALQVKAKY is encoded by the coding sequence ATGTCAGCGCATCATCATACCAGTTTCTTTCAAAAGCTAAAAAGGAATAAGGCGGCTGTATCCGGCCTGACCGTTATAGTTATCAGCATATTGATAGCTGTATTTGCTTATGTGCTGGCGCCTGATCATTCTCCGTATGGAAACAGGATGATACCTGAGGTTGCCAATCAGCGGCCCGGGTTTAAGATAGCCGCCTTGCAGTTAAAACGAAGCGGGGCGCCGGAGTCGGGTGGTTCGTTCCTTAACCGTATGTTTAACGGGCGGGCATCCGACTATCAACCGATACCTATACACAGCTGGCAGGAGCAGGGTGATTCGATCGTTATACAGCGTTATATAGATGAAGGAGTGGCGGAGCGGCAGGCATACAACAGAAAAGACTGTGCGCCGGATGCGGTGATCATGCTTCATTTCCGTTTGGGCAGCGACCGGTTCGGGCGTGATATTGCCAGCCGTTTGATCATAGGCACGCGGGTAAGTTTGAGTGTAGGATTTATAGCGGTGGCGTTATCGCTCACCATTGGGATCATACTGGGAGCGCTGGCGGGTTATTTCCGTGGGCGTACCGATGATATTATCATGTGGCTGATAAACATTATCTGGAGCATTCCTACGCTGTTACTGGTATTTGCGATGACGCTGGTATTGGGTAAAGGATTCTGGCAGGTATTTATAGCGGTGGGGCTCACCATGTGGGTGAATGTGGCGCGGCTGGTACGGGGGCAGGTACTGGCCGTACGCGAGCTGGAATATGTAGAAGCGGCAAAGGCATTAGGGTTTTCGCACCTACGCATTATTGCAAGGCATATACTTCCGAACATTATGGGGCCGGTGCTGGTGATTTCGGCCAATAACTTTGCATCGGCTATTGTAATAGAGGCAGGGCTTAGCTTCCTGGGGGTGGGCGTGCAGCCGCCACAACCCAGCTGGGGGCTGATGATAAAAGAGAACTACAATTTTATCATTACGCATAATCCGATGCTGGCGCTGGCGCCGGGTATTGCGATTATGATACTGGTGCTGGCCTTTAACCTGTTGGGCAATGGATTGCGCGACGCTTTACAGGTGAAGGCAAAGTACTGA
- a CDS encoding alpha/beta fold hydrolase has translation MDFYITYRQSNIFCRRSGDGPKLLFCFHGYGEDSGVFDVLESKLGREYTIYAFDLPLHGKTRWQEGMACSPAMWLEIVERCIPDNAKVTYLGFSMGGRVALSLFQLKPEVCDKLFLVAPDGLTMNTWYWLSTQTRLGNRLFRYTANNPGWIFRFMQAGKRLRLLNKSVHKVAHRYLSDDEQRTKLYERWTLMRRFKPRLDIIKEQVQEHEVKLVLLFGRYDKIILSAHGQQFIQGIEEYAQVRIIQAGHQLLKEKYVPIITEMLT, from the coding sequence ATGGATTTCTACATCACCTATCGACAATCAAACATTTTCTGCCGGAGATCCGGAGACGGACCTAAACTTCTTTTCTGCTTTCATGGCTATGGCGAGGATTCCGGTGTATTTGATGTACTGGAGAGCAAGCTTGGACGTGAGTATACGATCTATGCCTTTGATCTGCCGCTTCACGGTAAAACGAGATGGCAGGAAGGGATGGCGTGTTCTCCGGCCATGTGGCTGGAAATAGTAGAGCGTTGTATTCCCGATAATGCCAAGGTTACTTACCTGGGGTTTAGTATGGGAGGGCGTGTAGCGTTATCGCTGTTTCAACTGAAGCCTGAGGTTTGTGATAAGTTATTCCTGGTAGCGCCTGATGGTCTTACTATGAATACCTGGTATTGGCTGAGCACACAAACCCGTCTTGGTAACCGTCTTTTCAGGTATACCGCCAATAATCCCGGATGGATATTCCGTTTTATGCAGGCAGGCAAACGGTTGAGATTGCTGAACAAATCGGTTCATAAGGTAGCTCACCGTTATCTTTCGGATGATGAGCAGCGTACGAAGCTTTATGAGCGGTGGACCCTGATGCGCCGTTTCAAGCCACGCCTGGATATCATCAAAGAGCAGGTACAGGAACATGAGGTGAAGCTGGTGTTGTTATTTGGCCGTTACGACAAGATCATACTCAGCGCTCATGGACAGCAATTCATCCAGGGTATCGAGGAGTATGCACAGGTGCGGATCATACAGGCGGGTCACCAGTTGCTGAAAGAGAAGTATGTACCGATCATCACGGAGATGCTAACGTAG
- the murA gene encoding UDP-N-acetylglucosamine 1-carboxyvinyltransferase yields MASFEVKGGNKLNGTIVPQGAKNEALQIISAVLLTAEEVTVSNIPDILDVNLLIELLEDMGVKVSRPSRDTCIFKADAVDADYLASEAFRNKGGKLRGSVMVAGPMLARFKKAFIPKPGGDKIGRRRLDTHIIGFEKLGAQFDYHDEEGFFQLSSPRLKGTFMLLDEPSVTGTANIVMAATLAEGTTTIYNAACEPYVQQLCKMLNSMGARISGIGSNLLTIEGVTALGGTSHRMLPDMIEVGSFIGMAAMTQSEITIKGAGVEHLGVIPDKFRQLGIQLEIRGDDIYIPAQEKYEITTFLDGSVLTVYDHPWPGFTPDLLSIMLVVATQAVGSVLIHQKMFESRLFFVDKLLDMGAQIILCDPHRATVIGLGRKHKLRGITMSSPDIRAGQALLIAALSAEGTSIIQNIEQIDRGYQYIDERLRQLGAEIRRL; encoded by the coding sequence ATGGCTTCTTTTGAAGTAAAAGGTGGTAATAAACTGAATGGTACTATTGTGCCCCAGGGTGCAAAAAACGAGGCGCTCCAGATTATCTCCGCAGTACTGCTCACCGCAGAAGAGGTGACAGTTTCGAACATCCCCGATATTCTCGATGTAAACCTACTTATAGAACTGCTTGAGGATATGGGCGTTAAAGTATCACGGCCTTCCCGTGATACCTGCATCTTCAAAGCGGATGCTGTTGACGCTGATTATCTTGCTTCAGAGGCTTTCCGCAATAAAGGCGGCAAGCTCCGCGGCAGTGTTATGGTTGCAGGGCCTATGCTTGCCCGTTTCAAAAAGGCTTTTATTCCCAAACCCGGTGGTGATAAGATAGGCCGCCGCAGGCTTGATACCCATATTATAGGATTTGAGAAACTGGGCGCCCAATTCGATTATCATGACGAAGAAGGGTTCTTCCAGCTCAGTTCTCCGCGTTTGAAAGGCACTTTTATGCTGCTTGACGAGCCTTCTGTTACGGGCACTGCCAATATTGTAATGGCGGCAACCCTTGCTGAAGGAACGACCACTATTTATAATGCTGCCTGCGAACCTTATGTTCAGCAGCTTTGCAAAATGCTCAACAGCATGGGCGCCCGGATCAGCGGAATAGGCAGTAACCTGCTTACTATTGAAGGGGTTACAGCACTTGGAGGCACCTCGCACCGGATGCTGCCTGATATGATAGAGGTGGGTAGTTTCATTGGGATGGCTGCCATGACTCAAAGTGAGATCACTATTAAAGGTGCGGGTGTTGAACATCTTGGCGTTATTCCGGATAAATTCCGGCAGCTGGGTATACAGCTTGAGATCAGGGGTGACGATATTTATATTCCTGCCCAGGAAAAATATGAAATAACAACTTTCCTGGACGGTTCCGTACTAACCGTTTACGATCATCCCTGGCCGGGCTTTACTCCTGATTTGCTGAGCATTATGCTTGTTGTAGCTACGCAGGCGGTGGGCAGTGTGCTTATTCATCAGAAGATGTTTGAAAGCCGTCTTTTCTTTGTCGATAAATTACTTGACATGGGGGCCCAGATCATTCTTTGTGATCCTCACAGGGCAACGGTTATTGGTCTTGGCAGAAAACATAAACTTCGCGGGATCACCATGAGCAGCCCGGACATACGTGCGGGACAGGCACTGCTTATTGCGGCGCTCAGCGCTGAGGGGACGAGCATTATCCAGAATATCGAGCAAATAGACAGGGGTTACCAATATATTGACGAGCGCCTTCGCCAGCTTGGCGCCGAGATAAGGAGGTTGTAG
- the purL gene encoding phosphoribosylformylglycinamidine synthase — protein MNRIYFFQIPSAKVYAVQINRELTDTDISKLSWLFGGAEISPDLLLKGYFIGPRAAMVTPWSTNAVEITQNMDIQGIIRIEEFEFAQAGATGYDHMLFQKYDQLGQDLFTINIQPEKILEISDIAAYNQQEGLSLSEEEVAYLNQLSEKLGRKLTDSEVFGFSQVNSEHCRHKIFNGTFIVDGEEQPSSLFKLIRKTSEQNPNDIVSAYKDNVAFLKGPVVQQFAPERPDVPSYYETKDFESVISLKAETHNFPTTVEPFNGAATGSGGEIRDRLAGGQGSLPLAGTAIYMTALSRLAEDRPWEKGTQERKWLYQTPMDILIKASNGATDFGNKFGQPLITGSVLTFEHEEDGRTLGYDKVIMLAGGIGYGKADQAKKKSPAPGDKIVVLGGDNYRIGMGGAAVSSADTGAFGSGIELNAVQRSNPEMQKRAANTVRGMVESDNNTIVSIHDHGAGGHLNCLSELVEETGGHIEMDKLPVGDPTLSAKEIIGNESQERLGLVIGQENIELLQKIADRERSPMYTVGEVTGDHRFTFESARTGEKPMDLEMKDMFGSSPKVVITDKTVARTYQPVTYKKEALHSYLEQLLQLEAVACKDWLTNKVDRCVGGRVAKQQCAGPLQLPLNNCGVMALDFQGKDGIATSVGHSPLTALISEAAGSRNAIAESLTNIVWAPLKDGLASVSLSANWMWACKNEGEDARLYKAVKACSDFAIALGINIPTGKDSLSMKQKYSDGEVIAPGTVIISAGGHCTDITGVVEPVLQKNGGSIYYINLSFDDYKLGGSSFAQILNKIGDQAPDIRDAALFKKAFNALQELIKGGKIQAGHDIGSGGLITTLLEMCFADRNLGAEIDLSALGNSDIITILFAENAGVVFQTSSEASVEAALSAADVPFFKIGKASSEAILSVKQGADSYSFNIDELRDTWFKTSYLLDKKQSGELKAKERFDNYKNHVLNYRFPQHFDGLKPVIDGSKARPKAAILREKGSNSERELANAMYLAGFDVKDVHMTDLISGRETLEDIQFLGAVGGFSNSDVLGSAKGWAGAFLYNDKARIALENFFKREDTLSVGICNGCQLFIELGLINTAHNEKPKMVHNDSKKHESIFTSLTIQENKSVMLSSLAGCTLGVWVSHGEGKFQLPYTADQYQIVAKYGYETYPANPNGSGYNTGMLCDDTGRHLVTMPHIERSLFQWHWAHYPQGRKDEVSPWMEAFVNARKWLEQQG, from the coding sequence ATGAACAGGATCTACTTCTTCCAAATTCCGTCCGCAAAGGTTTATGCGGTTCAAATAAACCGTGAACTTACTGATACAGATATCTCCAAATTAAGCTGGCTGTTCGGAGGCGCTGAAATAAGCCCCGACCTGCTCCTGAAGGGCTATTTTATTGGTCCGAGGGCTGCCATGGTCACTCCCTGGAGCACCAATGCGGTGGAGATAACACAAAACATGGATATTCAAGGGATTATCCGTATCGAGGAATTTGAATTTGCCCAGGCAGGTGCTACGGGTTATGACCATATGCTGTTTCAGAAGTATGATCAGTTGGGGCAGGATCTGTTCACTATCAACATACAGCCGGAAAAAATACTGGAGATCAGCGACATCGCCGCTTATAACCAACAGGAAGGTTTATCGCTGAGTGAGGAAGAAGTGGCTTACCTGAACCAGCTTTCTGAAAAACTTGGCCGTAAGCTTACTGATTCTGAGGTGTTTGGTTTTTCGCAGGTGAATTCCGAGCATTGCCGTCATAAGATATTCAACGGAACTTTTATCGTGGATGGAGAAGAGCAGCCCAGTTCGCTGTTCAAGCTGATCCGTAAAACTTCGGAGCAAAATCCCAACGATATCGTTTCGGCTTACAAGGACAACGTTGCCTTCCTGAAAGGGCCTGTTGTTCAGCAGTTTGCACCTGAAAGGCCGGATGTTCCCTCCTATTATGAAACCAAGGATTTCGAGTCGGTTATTTCCCTCAAAGCTGAGACTCACAACTTTCCTACTACGGTAGAGCCTTTTAACGGCGCTGCTACCGGATCGGGTGGGGAGATCAGAGACAGGCTTGCGGGCGGACAAGGGTCGTTACCCCTTGCCGGAACCGCTATTTATATGACTGCACTTTCGCGCCTGGCGGAAGACAGGCCCTGGGAAAAAGGCACACAGGAAAGAAAATGGCTTTACCAGACGCCAATGGATATCCTGATCAAGGCATCCAATGGTGCTACTGACTTTGGCAATAAATTCGGGCAGCCGCTGATCACCGGTTCTGTTCTTACGTTTGAACATGAAGAAGACGGAAGAACCCTTGGTTATGATAAGGTGATCATGCTTGCGGGTGGTATTGGATATGGTAAGGCTGACCAGGCTAAAAAGAAAAGTCCTGCTCCGGGTGATAAGATCGTAGTGCTGGGTGGTGACAACTATCGTATTGGAATGGGTGGTGCGGCAGTATCTTCCGCTGATACGGGCGCTTTTGGATCGGGTATTGAATTGAATGCCGTTCAGCGCTCGAACCCGGAAATGCAGAAAAGGGCTGCCAATACAGTACGCGGTATGGTGGAGAGCGACAACAATACCATCGTTTCTATCCATGACCATGGTGCGGGCGGTCACCTGAACTGTCTTTCTGAGCTGGTAGAAGAAACCGGCGGCCATATTGAAATGGATAAACTGCCTGTAGGCGACCCTACGCTTTCTGCCAAGGAGATCATTGGCAACGAATCGCAGGAAAGGCTGGGGCTTGTGATAGGCCAGGAGAATATTGAGTTGTTACAGAAGATAGCGGACCGCGAACGCAGCCCGATGTATACTGTTGGTGAGGTAACGGGTGATCACCGGTTCACTTTTGAATCGGCCAGAACAGGAGAAAAGCCGATGGACCTTGAGATGAAGGATATGTTCGGCAGTTCGCCTAAGGTGGTGATCACTGATAAAACCGTGGCACGTACTTACCAACCTGTTACTTATAAAAAAGAAGCACTTCATAGCTACCTCGAGCAATTATTGCAGCTTGAAGCGGTAGCCTGTAAAGACTGGCTGACGAATAAAGTAGACCGTTGCGTAGGCGGCAGGGTGGCTAAACAACAGTGTGCCGGTCCGCTGCAACTGCCTTTAAATAACTGTGGTGTGATGGCGCTGGATTTCCAGGGGAAAGATGGCATCGCTACTTCTGTGGGTCATTCTCCGTTAACTGCGCTGATCAGCGAAGCAGCCGGCAGCCGTAATGCTATTGCCGAGTCGCTTACCAATATTGTATGGGCGCCATTGAAAGATGGTCTTGCGTCTGTTTCTCTTTCGGCAAACTGGATGTGGGCCTGTAAGAACGAGGGTGAAGATGCCCGCTTGTATAAGGCGGTAAAAGCCTGTTCTGATTTTGCCATTGCCTTGGGTATTAATATCCCTACGGGTAAGGATTCTCTTTCCATGAAGCAGAAATACTCCGATGGAGAGGTAATTGCACCGGGAACAGTGATTATATCAGCGGGAGGTCATTGTACGGATATTACCGGTGTTGTTGAGCCTGTATTACAGAAGAACGGTGGTAGTATCTATTATATCAACCTTTCGTTCGACGACTATAAACTTGGCGGGTCGTCCTTTGCGCAGATACTTAATAAGATTGGCGACCAGGCTCCGGATATCAGGGATGCGGCTTTATTCAAAAAGGCCTTCAATGCATTGCAGGAACTTATCAAAGGTGGAAAAATACAGGCAGGGCATGATATAGGCAGTGGTGGTTTGATCACGACATTATTGGAAATGTGTTTTGCCGACAGGAACCTGGGTGCCGAGATAGATCTTTCTGCGTTAGGTAACAGTGATATTATCACTATCCTGTTTGCAGAGAATGCAGGCGTGGTATTCCAGACTTCTTCTGAAGCTTCTGTAGAAGCGGCTTTAAGCGCTGCTGATGTTCCTTTCTTCAAAATAGGTAAAGCCAGTTCTGAAGCAATACTTTCGGTTAAACAAGGAGCAGACAGCTATAGTTTCAATATCGATGAACTGAGAGATACCTGGTTTAAAACTTCTTACCTGCTGGACAAAAAGCAAAGTGGTGAATTGAAAGCCAAAGAGCGTTTTGATAACTATAAAAATCATGTGCTCAACTACCGGTTTCCCCAGCATTTCGATGGTCTTAAACCCGTTATAGACGGCTCTAAGGCCCGTCCGAAGGCGGCTATTTTAAGGGAAAAAGGGAGCAACTCTGAGCGCGAGCTGGCGAATGCCATGTACCTGGCTGGTTTTGACGTAAAGGATGTACATATGACCGACCTGATCTCGGGCCGTGAGACGCTGGAAGACATCCAGTTCCTGGGAGCGGTTGGTGGTTTTTCGAACTCAGATGTGCTGGGCTCTGCGAAGGGCTGGGCGGGCGCTTTCCTATACAATGACAAAGCCCGTATTGCACTGGAGAATTTCTTTAAACGTGAAGACACCCTTTCGGTAGGGATCTGTAACGGATGTCAGTTGTTTATAGAGCTGGGGCTGATCAATACAGCCCATAATGAGAAGCCTAAAATGGTTCATAATGACAGTAAGAAGCATGAGAGCATTTTTACATCTTTAACTATACAGGAAAACAAATCGGTGATGCTATCGTCACTGGCGGGTTGTACGCTGGGTGTATGGGTATCGCATGGAGAGGGTAAATTTCAACTGCCTTATACTGCAGATCAATACCAGATTGTTGCGAAATATGGGTATGAGACCTATCCTGCCAATCCTAATGGTTCGGGATACAATACGGGTATGTTGTGTGATGATACCGGGCGTCACCTGGTGACCATGCCTCATATCGAGCGTTCCCTTTTTCAATGGCATTGGGCTCACTATCCCCAGGGAAGGAAGGACGAGGTATCGCCATGGATGGAGGCGTTTGTGAATGCGCGTAAGTGGCTGGAGCAGCAGGGATAA
- a CDS encoding Lrp/AsnC ligand binding domain-containing protein → MAVKLNLDKLDFQIIQEMMENAEISYADLGKKLFVSGGTIHVRIKKLQELGVVKGTKLSVDLKLLGYDVIAFIGIFLEKSSLYDTVAKELRKIPEIVRLNYTTGNYSMFAEVVCKDIQQLRYILHDELQKIKGIERTETLISLEESFARNVLVIS, encoded by the coding sequence ATGGCGGTGAAATTGAATTTAGACAAACTGGACTTTCAGATCATCCAGGAAATGATGGAGAATGCTGAAATATCCTACGCAGACCTGGGAAAGAAATTGTTTGTTTCCGGGGGAACTATACACGTGCGTATCAAGAAACTACAGGAGTTAGGTGTCGTTAAAGGTACTAAATTAAGCGTGGATTTAAAACTCCTCGGCTACGACGTGATCGCCTTCATAGGTATCTTCCTCGAAAAAAGCTCCCTTTACGATACAGTAGCAAAAGAACTCCGCAAGATCCCGGAAATAGTACGACTGAATTATACAACTGGTAACTATAGCATGTTTGCTGAAGTGGTATGTAAAGACATCCAGCAGCTGCGCTATATCCTGCACGACGAATTGCAGAAGATCAAAGGCATTGAACGTACCGAAACGCTCATCTCCCTCGAAGAAAGTTTCGCCCGTAATGTCTTGGTAATAAGCTAG
- a CDS encoding acyl-CoA dehydrogenase family protein, whose translation MSTETTQATAITGGEWLIKESDPANTFIPEDFSEEERMIMDMCHQFLQTEVLPVADRIEKLEPGLMPALLEKAGEQGLLATAFPEQYGGLGKDFITATIVNEGLGAGHSFSVAIAAHTGIGSLPILYFGTDAQKEKYIPKLASGEWKGAYGLTEPDSGSDALGAKTTARLSDDGKHYILNGQKCWITNGGFADVYTVFAKVDGDKFTAFIVERGMEGFTQGPEEHKMGIKGSSTVQLYFQDCKVPAENVLGEIGRGHVIAFNILNIGRLKLDAAALGGAKAALANTVQYAHTREQFKQPIFNFGAIKHKLAEMTIRIWVAESGLYRAAKWIADKEHSLIEAGEPFNKALLGAAEEYAIECAILKVFGSETLDFVVDEGVQVHGGNGFSDEYSISKAYRDSRINRIYEGTNEINRLLTLDMTLKRAMKGKLNLMGPALAVSKELMSIPDFGDSDDAPFAKERKYIVNFKKAILMTAGAAVQKFMMGLDKEQELLMHIADMAIETYHAESALLRAMKLVGQSGEAANSLTLDIMRTYLYDAADRINKSGKDALNSFAEGDELRMMHIGLKRFTKVEPFNTKAARRRIADAIEHK comes from the coding sequence ATGTCTACCGAAACAACCCAGGCAACAGCCATCACCGGTGGCGAATGGCTCATAAAGGAATCGGATCCTGCCAATACCTTTATTCCTGAAGACTTCTCCGAAGAAGAAAGAATGATTATGGATATGTGCCACCAGTTTCTGCAGACAGAAGTGCTGCCCGTGGCCGACCGCATCGAAAAACTTGAACCAGGTCTTATGCCGGCGCTCCTTGAAAAAGCAGGCGAACAAGGCCTCCTCGCCACCGCCTTCCCCGAACAATATGGCGGACTGGGTAAAGACTTTATCACCGCTACCATCGTGAACGAAGGACTGGGTGCTGGTCATTCCTTTTCTGTGGCCATAGCAGCCCACACCGGCATTGGCTCCCTGCCCATCCTCTACTTCGGCACCGATGCACAAAAAGAAAAGTATATCCCCAAACTCGCAAGCGGCGAATGGAAAGGCGCCTACGGCCTCACCGAACCCGATAGCGGTAGCGACGCCCTCGGGGCCAAAACCACCGCCCGCCTGTCCGATGATGGTAAACATTACATCCTCAATGGACAAAAATGCTGGATCACTAACGGAGGCTTTGCCGACGTCTACACCGTCTTCGCTAAAGTAGATGGAGATAAATTCACCGCTTTCATCGTAGAACGCGGAATGGAAGGCTTTACCCAGGGGCCCGAAGAACATAAAATGGGCATCAAAGGCTCCTCTACCGTACAATTGTATTTCCAGGACTGCAAGGTCCCCGCAGAAAATGTTCTGGGCGAAATAGGCCGGGGCCACGTCATAGCCTTTAACATCTTAAACATCGGCCGCCTGAAACTCGATGCCGCAGCCCTCGGCGGAGCCAAAGCAGCATTGGCCAACACCGTGCAGTATGCGCACACCCGCGAACAGTTCAAACAGCCCATCTTCAACTTCGGCGCTATCAAACACAAACTCGCCGAAATGACCATTCGCATATGGGTTGCCGAAAGTGGCCTGTATCGCGCCGCCAAATGGATCGCCGATAAAGAACATTCCCTCATCGAAGCCGGCGAACCCTTTAACAAGGCCTTGCTCGGCGCCGCCGAAGAATATGCGATCGAATGCGCTATCTTAAAAGTCTTCGGCAGCGAAACGCTCGACTTCGTGGTCGATGAAGGTGTACAGGTACACGGCGGTAACGGCTTCAGCGATGAATATTCAATAAGTAAAGCCTACCGCGACAGCCGCATCAACAGGATCTATGAAGGCACAAACGAGATCAATCGCCTGCTCACCCTCGATATGACACTCAAACGTGCCATGAAAGGTAAACTCAACCTGATGGGCCCCGCACTCGCCGTCTCCAAAGAATTGATGAGTATCCCCGACTTCGGCGACAGCGACGACGCCCCCTTCGCAAAAGAACGCAAATACATCGTCAACTTCAAGAAGGCGATCCTTATGACTGCCGGCGCCGCCGTTCAGAAATTCATGATGGGCCTCGATAAAGAACAGGAATTACTCATGCACATCGCCGATATGGCCATAGAAACCTATCACGCCGAAAGCGCCCTGTTAAGAGCAATGAAACTCGTCGGCCAATCCGGTGAAGCCGCCAATAGCCTCACCCTCGATATCATGAGAACTTATCTTTACGACGCTGCCGACCGCATCAACAAATCCGGCAAAGACGCCCTCAACTCCTTCGCCGAAGGCGATGAACTCCGCATGATGCATATAGGCCTCAAACGTTTCACCAAGGTAGAGCCCTTCAATACCAAAGCCGCCCGCCGCCGGATAGCCGACGCCATAGAGCACAAATAA
- a CDS encoding glycosyltransferase — MNWSSILWVTAAVLLAFYSLLIIAYRKWFLALKPFVLPAGVVPATRFSIIIPARDEQDFIGKCVEDILTQEYPAGLFEVIVIDDHSTDATPAIIRQLQQRYSNLQLVELAKEMKGQQLNSYKKKAIETAIGKCQGDWVITTDADCTIGSRWLLHIEAYIQQEKPVFIAAPVSFSDTGSFVSIFQCLDFMSMQGITAAAVSAGFHSMCNGANLAYSRNAFLEVGGFSGIDTIASGDDMLLMHKIKKAFPGRTGYLFSQEAIVSTAPMPDWKGFINQRIRWASKADKYQDKGITAVLALVYLVNLVMLLLIPAGFADAGLWLIWLGLTVAKTLTELSFMYPVASFFRQRRLLYWFGIMQPVHMLYIVIAGWLGKFGKYQWKGRTVK; from the coding sequence ATGAACTGGTCTTCAATTTTATGGGTAACGGCGGCTGTGCTGCTGGCTTTTTATTCGCTTCTTATTATTGCTTACCGTAAATGGTTTCTGGCGTTAAAGCCTTTTGTGCTTCCGGCGGGTGTTGTTCCGGCTACGCGTTTTTCCATTATCATACCGGCGAGGGATGAGCAGGACTTTATCGGCAAATGTGTAGAGGATATACTTACACAGGAATATCCTGCGGGTTTGTTTGAGGTGATCGTTATCGATGATCATTCTACCGATGCCACGCCTGCTATTATCAGGCAATTGCAGCAGCGTTATTCTAATCTGCAACTGGTGGAGCTGGCGAAAGAAATGAAGGGCCAGCAACTGAATTCCTATAAAAAGAAAGCTATTGAAACGGCCATCGGCAAGTGCCAGGGAGACTGGGTGATCACTACCGATGCAGATTGTACTATTGGCAGCCGGTGGCTGTTACATATAGAAGCTTATATTCAACAGGAGAAGCCGGTGTTTATAGCGGCTCCTGTTAGTTTCAGCGATACCGGCAGTTTTGTTTCGATATTCCAGTGTTTAGATTTTATGAGCATGCAGGGCATAACGGCTGCGGCGGTTTCGGCCGGATTTCACAGCATGTGCAATGGCGCCAACCTGGCCTATAGCCGCAACGCTTTCCTGGAGGTGGGAGGATTCAGCGGCATCGATACTATTGCCAGCGGTGATGATATGCTGCTCATGCATAAGATCAAAAAAGCCTTTCCCGGGAGGACTGGTTATCTTTTCAGCCAGGAGGCTATTGTATCTACTGCTCCTATGCCCGACTGGAAGGGTTTCATCAATCAGCGGATACGTTGGGCCAGCAAGGCTGATAAATACCAGGACAAGGGTATAACAGCGGTTCTTGCGCTGGTTTACCTGGTAAACCTGGTTATGCTGCTGCTTATTCCTGCCGGGTTTGCGGATGCAGGATTATGGTTGATCTGGCTGGGCCTTACTGTAGCCAAGACCCTTACAGAGCTTAGTTTTATGTATCCTGTAGCCAGCTTTTTCCGGCAGCGGCGCTTACTGTACTGGTTTGGTATTATGCAGCCGGTGCATATGCTTTATATTGTTATTGCAGGGTGGCTTGGCAAATTCGGTAAATATCAATGGAAGGGAAGAACAGTTAAGTAA
- a CDS encoding MarR family winged helix-turn-helix transcriptional regulator, which yields MSAINFKRGELYSVITGMASTAVARRLQKNFRQAGLDITVEQWSILYHLWKEDGLSQQELCNRTFRDKPSITRLIDNLEKQQLVKRISSKEDRRVNRVCLTEEARQLHDTTIRLANQTMDEALVGVNRQDIETVKQVLQQVYDNLKP from the coding sequence ATGTCAGCTATAAACTTCAAAAGAGGAGAACTCTACAGCGTTATCACAGGTATGGCATCAACTGCTGTAGCACGCCGTCTGCAAAAGAACTTCAGACAGGCAGGACTCGACATTACCGTAGAACAATGGAGCATTCTGTACCACCTGTGGAAGGAGGATGGATTGAGCCAGCAGGAATTATGTAACCGTACTTTTCGTGACAAACCCAGTATCACACGCCTGATCGATAACCTGGAAAAACAACAGCTCGTTAAAAGGATCTCCTCGAAAGAAGACCGCCGCGTGAACAGGGTATGCCTTACCGAAGAAGCCAGGCAACTGCACGACACTACTATCCGCCTCGCCAATCAAACCATGGACGAGGCCCTCGTAGGAGTGAACCGGCAGGACATCGAAACCGTGAAACAGGTGCTTCAGCAGGTATACGATAACCTCAAACCTTAA